The Primulina tabacum isolate GXHZ01 chromosome 16, ASM2559414v2, whole genome shotgun sequence genome window below encodes:
- the LOC142528454 gene encoding uncharacterized protein LOC142528454 — translation MAYEALKLHRFKKGLNSRIQLALVVYQPMNFSDLMGAAIRAETDIQRWKKEFKNKRPMSSQSPHNGHTFKRPNQSDGPSKGLSPATNYQAIKPCPTCHLRHLGECCRASGVCFECGKPGHRMAKCLDSTNRTTGPGKGDGSNSGVNANKPRENKPNARVFAMMQEEADDANDVVSGMDWLARNSEIVDCKEKRLKLRTPDQEEVLFHGKYKERKSLLSASQAWRAMKSGEDIYLAMVSKIKEEVDLKLEDIPIVREFPDVFPEELSGTVPNREVEFEINLVPGAAPISKTPYTMEPAELMELKEQLQELLDKRQIRPRAAVFSKLDLRTGYHQFKVRAENIPKTAFRTRYGHYEFTVMPFGLTNAPAAFMDLMNRVFKPFLDQFIVVFIDDILVYSPDETSHLHLALQILRENKLYDKFIKCEFWLRSVSFLGHVISRAGVSVDPKKVEEGRVIAYGSRQLKPHEQNYLTHDMELAAVVFALKIWRHYLYGAKCEIVTDHQSLNDNLRQEIMAEAHKSKFSVHPGSTKMYRDLKNNFWWNVMKRDVAEFVSKCQNEVGEKAVVGLELVQMTVDKVKIIREKLKAAQDRQKSWAYLKRRPVEFNVGKKAYAKVSPMRGVVRSIKCFLYVPLLMRTNAENSVNHQGNAPAPPPPGDTATRALERMARLFEQQLQQQQLQLQLQ, via the exons ATGGCATATGAAGCTTTGAAATTGCATCGCTTCAAAAAGGGATTGAACAGTAGAATCCAGTTGGCTTTGGTAGTCTATCAGCCTATGAATTTTTCAGACCTGATGGGCGCAGCTATCCGAGCTGAAACTGATATCCAACGCTGGAAGAAGGAATTTAAGAACAAAAGGCCTATGAGTAGTCAATCCCCACATAACGGCCATACATTCAAGAGGCCTAACCAGTCCGATGGACCATCTAAAGGGCTTTCGCCTGCCACAAACTACCAAGCTATTAAGCCTTGCCCAACCTGCCACTTACGACACCTTGGAGAGTGTTGTAGAGCAAGCGGTGTCTGCTTTGAATGCGGGAAACCAGGACACCGTATGGCAAAATGTCTAGACTCCACCAACAGAACAACTGGACCGGGTAAAGGAGACGGGTCAAACTCAGGGGTGAATGCCAATAAGCCACGGGAGAACAAACCGAATGCCAGGGTGTTTGCCATGATGCAAGAGGAGGCAGACGACGCGAACGATGTCGTGTCAG ggatggattggttagcaagaAACAGTGAGATAGTAGATTGTAAGGAAAAGAGACTCAAACTCCGAACCCCAGATCAGGAAGAAGTCTTGTTTCACGGTAAATACAAGGAACGAAAATCGCTGCTTTCCGCATCTCAAGCTTGGAGAGCCATGAAATCCGGAGAAGACATCTACCTAGCAATGGTCAGTAAAATAAAAGAAGAAGTCGATCTAAAACTGGAGGACATCCCGATAGTGAGAGAGTTCCCAGATGTTTTTCCAGAAGAACTCTCGGGGACGGTCCCGAACCGCGAAGTGGAGTTCGAGATCAATCTGGTTCCCGGTGCTGCACCAATCTCTAAAACACCTTACACAATGGAACCAGCCGAACTCATGGAGCTAAAagaacaactccaagaattgctagataaAAGGCAAATTCGACCGA GAGCCGCCGTCTTTTCTAAACTTGATCTGAGGACAGGTTACCACCAGTTCAAGGTCAGGGCTGAAAATATCCCCAAAACAGCCTTTCGaaccagatatggacattatgaattcacagtgatgccttttggtctgACAAATGcacctgcagcattcatggacctgatgaacAGAGTATTCAAGCCATTCCTGGATCAGTTCATAGTGGTATTTATCGACGATATCCTTGTCTATTCTCCTGACGAGACGAGCCACCTTCACCTTGCTCTGCAAATCTTAAGAGAGAATAAGCTCTATGATAAGTTTATcaagtgcgaattctggctaAGGAGTGTGTCCTTTCTAGGACACGTGATCTCGAGAGCAGGAGTGTCAGTGGATCcaaagaaagtagag GAAGGAAGAGTTATCGCCTACggatcaaggcagttgaaaccgcacgagCAGAACTACCTTACTCATGATATGGAGCTGGCAGCAGTTGTCTTCGCgttaaagatttggaggcactacctcTATGGTGCTAAATGTGAAATCGTCACAGACcatcagagcctcaa TGATAACCTTCGCCAAGAGATAATGGCAGAGGCACACAAGTCAAAATTCTCAGTCCATCCAGGCAGTACGAAAATGTACAGAGACCTCAAGAATAATTTCTGGTGGAATGTCATGAAAAGAGATGTAGCTGAATTTGTCTCCAAATGTCAG AATGAAGTGGGAGAGAAAGCTGTGGTGGGACTCGAGCTTGTACAGATGACCGTGGATAAAGTTAAAATCATTCGGGAGAagctcaaggcagctcaagaccgacAGAAGAGCTGGGCATATCTTAAAAGAAGGCCTGTAGAGTTCAATGTGGGCAAGAAGGCTTATGCGAAAGTCTCACCTATGAGAGGAGTCGTTCGATCA
- the LOC142529296 gene encoding putative aquaporin NIP5-1 isoform X1, producing MPDFEEGAPTMSAPATPGTPTPLMSSLRVDSLSYDRKSMPRCKCLPMDAPTWGTPHTCLTGFSPNDISLTRKVGAEFVGTFILIFAATAGPIVNQKYNGVETLLGNAACAGLAVMIIILSTGHISGAHLNPSLTIAFAVFRHFPWAHVPAYIAAQVSGSICASFALKGVFHPFMSGGVTVPSVNNGQAFALEFLITFNLLFVVTAVATDTRAVGELAGIAVGATVLLNILVAGPSSGGSMNPVRTLGPAVAAGNYKSIWIYLVAPTLGAVAGAAIYTLVKLRGEDEDGVPPPRQVRSFRR from the exons ATGCCGGACTTTGAGGAGGGAGCGCCAACCATGTCGGCTCCGGCTACACCGGGTACCCCGACTCCGCTGATGTCTTCGCTGCGGGTGGATTCACTTTCGTACGATCGGAAGTCAATGCCTCGGTGCAAGTGCCTGCCTATGGATGCGCCAACATGGGGTACGCCTCACACATGCCTCACAGGCTTCTCTCCAAATGACATCTCCCTCACTCGAAAG GTAGGGGCAGAGTTTGTGGGGACATTCATCCTGATATTTGCCGCAACTGCTGGGCCAATTGTGAACCAAAAGTATAATGGAGTTGAAACACTGCTTGGAAATGCGGCCTGCGCAGGATTGGCAGTGATGATAATAATCCTATCCACTGGACACATCTCAGGAGCACATCTGAACCCCTCGCTCACCATAGCATTTGCGGTATTCCGTCACTTTCCCTGGGCACACGTGCCTGCATACATTGCCGCACAGGTATCAGGTTCTATATGCGCGTCATTTGCACTCAAAGGCGTATTCCACCCTTTTATGTCTGGAGGTGTCACCGTGCCTTCTGTTAACAACGGTCAGGCTTTTGCACTAGAGTTCCTCATTACATTTAATCTACTCTTTGTGGTAACAGCAGTTGCTACTGATACCCGTGCC GTAGGAGAACTGGCAGGTATAGCAGTTGGAGCTACAGTCTTGCTTAACATCCTTGTTGCTGG GCCATCTAGCGGTGGTTCAATGAATCCAGTGAGAACTTTAGGACCAGCGGTTGCTGCGGGGAATTACAAGTCGATATGGATTTATCTTGTGGCGCCAACACTTGGTGCTGTGGCGGGAGCAGCCATCTATACTCTCGTTAAACTCAGAGGAGAAGATGAAGATGGGGTTCCACCACCGCGACAGGTTAGGAGCTTCCGTCGTTAG
- the LOC142529296 gene encoding putative aquaporin NIP5-1 isoform X2 → MFLCIDASRSIERIHKLVGAEFVGTFILIFAATAGPIVNQKYNGVETLLGNAACAGLAVMIIILSTGHISGAHLNPSLTIAFAVFRHFPWAHVPAYIAAQVSGSICASFALKGVFHPFMSGGVTVPSVNNGQAFALEFLITFNLLFVVTAVATDTRAVGELAGIAVGATVLLNILVAGPSSGGSMNPVRTLGPAVAAGNYKSIWIYLVAPTLGAVAGAAIYTLVKLRGEDEDGVPPPRQVRSFRR, encoded by the exons ATGTTTCTTTGCATCGATGCTAGTAGATCAATAGAGAGAATCCATAAACTC GTAGGGGCAGAGTTTGTGGGGACATTCATCCTGATATTTGCCGCAACTGCTGGGCCAATTGTGAACCAAAAGTATAATGGAGTTGAAACACTGCTTGGAAATGCGGCCTGCGCAGGATTGGCAGTGATGATAATAATCCTATCCACTGGACACATCTCAGGAGCACATCTGAACCCCTCGCTCACCATAGCATTTGCGGTATTCCGTCACTTTCCCTGGGCACACGTGCCTGCATACATTGCCGCACAGGTATCAGGTTCTATATGCGCGTCATTTGCACTCAAAGGCGTATTCCACCCTTTTATGTCTGGAGGTGTCACCGTGCCTTCTGTTAACAACGGTCAGGCTTTTGCACTAGAGTTCCTCATTACATTTAATCTACTCTTTGTGGTAACAGCAGTTGCTACTGATACCCGTGCC GTAGGAGAACTGGCAGGTATAGCAGTTGGAGCTACAGTCTTGCTTAACATCCTTGTTGCTGG GCCATCTAGCGGTGGTTCAATGAATCCAGTGAGAACTTTAGGACCAGCGGTTGCTGCGGGGAATTACAAGTCGATATGGATTTATCTTGTGGCGCCAACACTTGGTGCTGTGGCGGGAGCAGCCATCTATACTCTCGTTAAACTCAGAGGAGAAGATGAAGATGGGGTTCCACCACCGCGACAGGTTAGGAGCTTCCGTCGTTAG